A single Anopheles arabiensis isolate DONGOLA chromosome 2, AaraD3, whole genome shotgun sequence DNA region contains:
- the LOC120897520 gene encoding uncharacterized protein K02A2.6-like isoform X2, giving the protein MQAIENNNWPPTLVRYQAFSKELGVINGIVVRNDRIVLPVILRKKALDIAHRGHPGVVSMRRYLRENVWWPYMDRDVTERIQECAGCTAVSSQTPAEPMLRKEMPERAWQDLAIDFFSAKEFATFLVVIDYYSRFTKVIEMKLTNAAKTIEALESVFSEHTYPETIRCDNGPPFASEEFKNYCTKKNIRLVHTIPYWPQMNGLVERANRGILRSLRIAKSQKTDWREDIKQYVYSYNTTPHTITGKAPLELLTNRPVKDLLPSLRTEPFWNRDEATKDEDAIKKQKGKIYADNRRHARPSNIVIGDKVLIKNYEPDKCAPKFRNDE; this is encoded by the coding sequence ATGCAAGCTATAGAGAACAATAACTGGCCTCCAACGCTTGTTAGATACCAAGCATTCTCTAAAGAGTTAGGCGTGATCAATGGCATCGTAGTTAGAAACGACAGGATAGTTCTTCCTGTCATCCTGCGTAAAAAGGCCCTGGACATAGCACATAGAGGACATCCTGGAGTCGTGAGTATGCGTCGATACCTTAGGGAAAATGTTTGGTGGCCTTACATGGACCGTGATGTCACCGAACGAATCCAAGAATGCGCGGGTTGCACTGCCGTTAGTTCCCAAACTCCAGCCGAACCTATGCTAAGGAAAGAAATGCCTGAGCGAGCGTGGCAAGACCTCGCCATCGATTTTTTCTCCGCGAAAGAGTTCGCTACATTTCTTGTAGTCATTGACTACTATAGCCGCTTTACAAAAGTAATCGAGATGAAGCTAACAAATGCAGCAAAAACTATAGAAGCGCTAGAATCAGTATTTTCGGAACACACATACCCAGAGACAATCCGTTGTGATAATGGCCCTCCATTCGCTagtgaagaatttaaaaattactGTACAAAAAAGAATATTCGCCTCGTACACACAATTCCGTACTGGCCTCAAATGAATGGCCTCGTTGAAAGAGCGAACCGCGGCATCTTAAGATCCCTACGTATAGCCAAATCACAGAAAACCGACTGGAGAGAGGACATTAAACAATATGTTTACTCGTATAATACAACACCGCATACCATAACAGGTAAAGCCCCACTAGAACTATTAACAAATAGACCCGTGAAAGACTTGCTACCATCGCTCAGAACTGAACCCTTCTGGAATCGGGACGAGGCAACAAAAGACGAAGACGCtattaagaaacaaaaagggaaaatctaTGCAGACAATCGAAGGCATGCAAGACCTTCCAACATCGTCATCGGTGACAAAGTTCTCATAAAGAACTACGAACCTGACAAATGTGCACCCAAGTTCCGCAATGATGAATAG
- the LOC120897520 gene encoding uncharacterized protein K02A2.6-like isoform X1 — MEITYTPPQANRSDSCIITCKIDTYPVEFLIDYGAAINTVTEIVWKSLLTAGITIYKKKYGCDRQITAYASHKPLEVILIFEAVISVNEAKPTAYAEFFVVKGAHKSLLSKRTAEELKILKVGLSVNSLHSKCNPFPKFPGIQVKLCIDTSITPKKIAYLRIPAAMEEKVDAKIQEMLEQEIIEPVTGPPEWISPMVVVPKGKDNIRLCINMKYPNQAIQREHYPLPMIDTLLNKLKGSKFFSKLDITSAFYHIELHPKSRGITTFMTSRGLMRFTRLMFGINCAPEIFQRVMCQMLEGISGVIIYIDEIIIAGETEEEHDRRVSEVLSILKENNATLNKEKCVFKTNYLDILGYNVSADGISPSNSKIEAINNFRTPATKEEVRSFLGLINFVGQFIPDLSTRSEPLRQFIRGDVEIFGKEQKEAFISLQNELSENVHRLGFFDPKDSIELYVDASPVGLGAVLCQRNPSNIPRIISFASKVLTKTERVYPQTQREALAVVWAVERFYLYLFGTEFTIFSDHKSLEYIFEGKYQDGKRACSRAEGWALRLQPYKFHVKYIPGKINIADSLSRLCFQSPDTEKPFDEDSEHYLCNISEGASAITLKEIREATLCDDTLKDVMQAIENNNWPPTLVRYQAFSKELGVINGIVVRNDRIVLPVILRKKALDIAHRGHPGVVSMRRYLRENVWWPYMDRDVTERIQECAGCTAVSSQTPAEPMLRKEMPERAWQDLAIDFFSAKEFATFLVVIDYYSRFTKVIEMKLTNAAKTIEALESVFSEHTYPETIRCDNGPPFASEEFKNYCTKKNIRLVHTIPYWPQMNGLVERANRGILRSLRIAKSQKTDWREDIKQYVYSYNTTPHTITGKAPLELLTNRPVKDLLPSLRTEPFWNRDEATKDEDAIKKQKGKIYADNRRHARPSNIVIGDKVLIKNYEPDKCAPKFRNDE, encoded by the coding sequence ATGGAAATAACTTATACCCCACCACAGGCTAATCGCAGTGACAGCTGTATAATAACTTGTAAAATTGATACATACCCAGTAGAATTCCTTATTGACTATGGAGCAGCAATcaatacggttacggaaatCGTATGGAAATCCCTTCTTACTGCTGGCATCACAATTTACAAAAAGAAATATGGCTGCGATCGCCAAATAACTGCTTACGCCAGTCATAAACCCTTGGAGGTCATTCTCATCTTCGAAGCAGTCATTTCTgttaatgaagcaaaaccaacAGCTTATGCAGAGTTTTTTGTAGTAAAAGGGGCGCACAAGTCTCTGTTAAGTAAACGAACAGCGGAAGAACTAAAAATTCTTAAAGTCGGTCTAAGCGTCAACAGCTTACATAGCAAGTGTAACCCTTTCCCCAAATTTCCAGGCATACAAGTAAAACTTTGCATTGATACATCTATTACTCCAAAAAAAATTGCTTATCTCCGAATTCCAGCGGCTATGGAAGAGAAAGTAGATGCAAAAATTCAAGAAATGTTGGAACAAGAAATTATAGAACCCGTTACAGGCCCACCAGAATGGATCTCACCCATGGTGGTGGTCCCAAAAGGGAAGGACAACATCAGACTTTGCATAAACATGAAATACCCGAATCAGGCCATACAAAGGGAACACTACCCGTTACCCATGATCGACACGCTTCTGAACAAACTAAAAGGGTCAAAGTTCTTCTCAAAATTGGACATTACATCAGCATTCTATCATATAGAGTTACACCCCAAATCTCGCGGCATAACTACATTCATGACAAGTAGAGGGCTCATGAGGTTTACTAGGCTCATGTTTGGCATTAACTGCGCACCCGAAATATTCCAGAGAGTGATGTGCCAAATGTTGGAGGGCATAAGCGGAGTTATCATTTACATTGACGAAATAATAATCGCAGGTGAGACCGAAGAAGAACATGACCGAAGAGTATCGGAAGTGTTGTCGATATTAAAGGAAAACAACGCGACCCTCAACAAAGAGAAATGCGTTTTCAAAACTAATTACCTCGATATTCTGGGATACAATGTAAGTGCTGACGGTATTAGCCCCTCAAACTCGAAAATAGAAGCgataaataattttagaacTCCGGCAACCAAGGAAGAGGTTCGTAGCTTCTTGGGTTTGATAAATTTCGTGGGGCAATTTATTCCCGATTTATCCACTCGTTCAGAACCTTTGCGCCAGTTTATAAGAGGAGACGTTGAAATATTCGgtaaagaacaaaaagaagcattCATTAGCCTTCAAAATGAACTTTCGGAAAACGTCCATCGGTTAGGCTTCTTCGACCCAAAGGACTCGATAGAACTTTACGTTGATGCTTCACCTGTGGGACTTGGAGCAGTACTATGTCAAAGAAACCCTTCGAATATACCCCGAATAATAAGCTTCGCGTCCAAAGTACTTACAAAAACTGAAAGAGTTTACCCCCAAACTCAGCGAGAAGCCTTAGCAGTAGTGTGGGCCGTAGAAAGATTTTATCTATACCTATTTGGCACAGAATTCACAATATTTTCAGACCATAAAAGCCTTGAGTACATATTCGAAGGGAAATATCAAGATGGGAAAAGAGCGTGCTCGAGAGCTGAAGGGTGGGCACTTCGCTTACAACCGTACAAATTTCATGTGAAATACATTCCCGGCAAAATTAATATAGCTGATAGTTTATCCCGTTTATGCTTCCAATCTCCAGACACAGAAAAACCGTTTGACGAGGATTCAGAACACTACCTTTGCAATATTAGCGAAGGGGCGTCAGCAATTACCTTAAAAGAAATCCGAGAAGCAACACTCTGCGATGATACATTGAAAGATGTTATGCAAGCTATAGAGAACAATAACTGGCCTCCAACGCTTGTTAGATACCAAGCATTCTCTAAAGAGTTAGGCGTGATCAATGGCATCGTAGTTAGAAACGACAGGATAGTTCTTCCTGTCATCCTGCGTAAAAAGGCCCTGGACATAGCACATAGAGGACATCCTGGAGTCGTGAGTATGCGTCGATACCTTAGGGAAAATGTTTGGTGGCCTTACATGGACCGTGATGTCACCGAACGAATCCAAGAATGCGCGGGTTGCACTGCCGTTAGTTCCCAAACTCCAGCCGAACCTATGCTAAGGAAAGAAATGCCTGAGCGAGCGTGGCAAGACCTCGCCATCGATTTTTTCTCCGCGAAAGAGTTCGCTACATTTCTTGTAGTCATTGACTACTATAGCCGCTTTACAAAAGTAATCGAGATGAAGCTAACAAATGCAGCAAAAACTATAGAAGCGCTAGAATCAGTATTTTCGGAACACACATACCCAGAGACAATCCGTTGTGATAATGGCCCTCCATTCGCTagtgaagaatttaaaaattactGTACAAAAAAGAATATTCGCCTCGTACACACAATTCCGTACTGGCCTCAAATGAATGGCCTCGTTGAAAGAGCGAACCGCGGCATCTTAAGATCCCTACGTATAGCCAAATCACAGAAAACCGACTGGAGAGAGGACATTAAACAATATGTTTACTCGTATAATACAACACCGCATACCATAACAGGTAAAGCCCCACTAGAACTATTAACAAATAGACCCGTGAAAGACTTGCTACCATCGCTCAGAACTGAACCCTTCTGGAATCGGGACGAGGCAACAAAAGACGAAGACGCtattaagaaacaaaaagggaaaatctaTGCAGACAATCGAAGGCATGCAAGACCTTCCAACATCGTCATCGGTGACAAAGTTCTCATAAAGAACTACGAACCTGACAAATGTGCACCCAAGTTCCGCAATGATGAATAG